The window TTTTTAAAATTTGGTAGCCCCAAGGGGAATCGAACCCCTGTTACCGGAATGAGAATCCGGCGTCCTTACCCCTAGACGATGGGGCCACGGCGGAATTGTTTATTTTATAGTGTAAATTACTGTCAAGAATTTGAGAAAATGACACACTCCGTCTTCCGATTTCATCGGAATCCACCCTTTTCGGGAGGTGTGTAATATCTTAATTATAAACTAGGCAGGGAATATCAATCCAATCTCCCTTTTAGCACTTTCAGGTGAATCTGAAGCGTGAACAGCATTTTCAGTAAAGGAATCAGCAAAAAGAAAGCGAATTGTTCCAAGTGCTGCTTTTTCAGGATTTGTATTTCCAACTAATTCTCTTAGTTTTGCTATTGCATCTTCACGAGTAAGTACAGCGCCGACAATATCGCCGGAAAGCATGAATGATTTAAGTGTCTCAAAGAAACTTTTCCCAATATGTTCTGCATAAAATTTATCTGCTAATTCATTATTCATTCGGAACATCTTGAGTTTCTTGATATCGAATCCGTTATCTTCGATCATCTTTAAAATTCCACCAATTACATGTTTCTTCGTTGCATTTGGTTTAATAAGTAATAGAGTATCTTGTTTCATTGTACCTGACTTTCTGCTATTTTTAACGTGAAAAATAATTGCACAAAAATATACGCAAGAAAAATATTGGTTTTCTATAAAAAATCCCCATTCAATCTACAAAGAATGGAGTAGTATATCAAAAAGAAATGCGGAGTTGAAATGAATATTGAAAAACTAATACAAGGAAATAAAGACTTCATCAGGAAATTCAGTAAGGAAAAAGAATTATATCTGAAGTTAGCAACTAAGGGACAATCTCCAAAGGTATTATGGATAGGGTGCTCTGACTCGCGGGTTGTACCGGAGTTCATTGTAAATGCAAAAGCCGGAGAGCTGTTTGTTGTGC of the Candidatus Cloacimonadota bacterium genome contains:
- the ndk gene encoding nucleoside-diphosphate kinase is translated as MKQDTLLLIKPNATKKHVIGGILKMIEDNGFDIKKLKMFRMNNELADKFYAEHIGKSFFETLKSFMLSGDIVGAVLTREDAIAKLRELVGNTNPEKAALGTIRFLFADSFTENAVHASDSPESAKREIGLIFPA